The Oceanidesulfovibrio indonesiensis DNA segment AGGACGAAGTTGATATCCTGCTGCGTGGGGTTCCGGGCATGTTCGACGGCGGGTCTGAGTTCTGTGACACGGGTGGTCGCGATCTCAGCGAGTTGTTCCAGCATGTGAAGGAAAAGGACCTCTGGCGCGGCAACCTGCTTTCCTCTCGCCGCAAAGGCGAGAGCCGGCTCTACTATCGCATAGTCGGCGTGGACCACGGCATGTACACCAAGGTGACGGTTCGCCGCATATGGCTGCATCCGTTCGATATTCTCCAGCTGATCGTCATCGGCGGTTTGTGCATGTATATTTTTGACAAGCTCGTGCCGTTTTTCATGGGCTGAGTGAGGACGGACTTTTCCGACGATCAGCTAGTGTCACGTTCCAGAGATATTACCGGGAGCAGAAAATTTTTCCTTTTTCGCGCCCCAGTTATAAGGACGGACACGCTCCAGGCGGGGCCACGCGGCGAACGCCGCGGGAGCAAGAAATTTATTAGGCTCTGGACTAGCTTCCGAGAGAGCCACAGGGGTCTCAGCTAGTCCAGAGCCTTTTTCAAAGGCCGCCGCGACTCGCCAGTAAAGTCGCCATGAGATGGCGCGGGGTTGAGCGGGCATCGTCCCGTCTCACGCCCCGGCCCGGGCCGCTGCCAGCGGTAATCCGGGGGCGGGGACCGAGCGCACCCCCGCGGCGGTCATTACAATTCTCCCTCCAGTATCTCGTAGCGCGCCGTCGCGTACTTCAATTCCTTCCTGTCGTCCTGCCTGCCCGTCTGCGCCCAGTTGTGTTTCAGCTTCCGGGCCTTGGCGTCCGGGTCTCGCAACTGGACCGGGATGACGCCGACCCGCCTGCTGTCCAGTTCGGGCAGCTCGAAGACGTACAGCAGCTGGTTCCTGGACCGCTCCAGGACGACGGCCGCGGGGTTGGCCAGGTGCTCCTGAATGTTGATGATGGCGGACCGCGGCAATCCCTTGGCCGCCTTGTGCTGGCGTCTGGTCTTCTGCGCCAGCTTGTTGCGGTCGCGGTAGGGACCACCCTTTCGGATGGCCCCCCGCACAGATCCCGGCGTGCGGAACTACCGCACCGGGCTCCTACCTCGGGTGTTTGGCGTAGAATCGCTCGTTTGGATAAGGATGCATAACCTTGGGCACTGGAATCCAACGTTTCACAATGGGACTGAACGTCTTCCAGTTCATGCGCTGTTTCTGGCCTCTTCGACGAAGCATTTTCAGCCAGTACCAGGCAATCTCCTGTCGCAATGTATTCAGCGCATAGGAGTTGCCCGACACGGCATGATACCTGTAGTATCCAAGCACCACTCTTTGCAGCCAGCTGCCAACCTCTATTATTGGGTCATGCATCCGTTTGCGCAGGGTTGCTTTCACTTTCGCCAAGAAGGCCCGAAGGCGTTCCTTTACCGTCCGGCGCTGGATATGAAACCGCTTCCGGATTCTGGTTTTCGCACAGCAGTGGGTGAAACCCAGAAAGTCGAAGGCCTCGGGCCTGCCCTCTCCTCGTTTGCGCCGATTATCGGCGGCGAACCTCCCGAACTCTATGAGCCGGGTCTTTCCGGGGTGCAGGGCCAAGCCGAACTGTTCCAGCCGCGCCTTGAGGTCGCTAAGGAAACGCTCCGCATCGTGACGATGTTGGAATCCCAGCACGAAATCATCGGCGTAGCGCACGATGATGACGTCGCCACTGGCGCTCCTGCGCCAGTGATGAGCCCATTGATCCAGGACATAGTGAAGGTAGACATTCGCCAGTAATGGCGAAATGATCGCGCCTTGCGGCGTCCCGACTTCTGCCCCGGACCACGTGCCGTCCTCGGAGACTCCCACCCGGAGCCACTTGCGCACCAGGCGGATAATCCTTGGGTCAGCAACACGGTGCTCAACAAAACGGACCATCCATTCGTGGTCGATGGTGTCGAAGAACCCCTGAATGTCCGCGTCGAGTACCCAGTTCACCTTCTTGCTCTTCAGGCCGACACTGAGGGCATCCAGAGCGTCATGCGCTCCGCGCCCAGGCCGGAACCCGTAAGAAAAGCCCAGGAAGTCCTCCTCGTAGATGCACGACAGCACTTGGCTCACAGCGTGCTGGACAATCTTGTCCTCCAGGGCCGCGATGCCAAGAGGACGCCGCCGTCCATCGGACTTGGGGATGTACACCCGACGGGAAGGCAAGGCGCGATAAGAGCCACCGTGCACCCGATCGTGCAGATCCTTCAGCCTGTCTCCGAGGTCTACCTGATACTGCTCACATGTCAGGCCATCTACGCCGGGAGCCGCTTGTCGCCTGAGCGCGTGGAAGCTCTCCCGCAGGGTTTCCTGTGTGATGTGATGCAGCAGTGCGGTGAACCGCGCATTCTTGTCCTTTCGTGCGGCTTCTCGCATACGCTGCAAGCCGTTCGACGCGTTCTTCCGGCCCAGAGTCCGGGGCGCGGCCGTCTGCAGCGTGTTCCCCTTGGTTGGCCGCCTTCCCTCCACCGCCTCCGCGGACAGGTTCACCCTGCCCTTGTTCGGCGGCTTCCCCGGTACTATGCAGCCATCCGATTTCCCAGAGGCGTACGCGTCGGGCGTGTGGCTTCCAGCCTTCCCCGACCGTCCATCCCTACCATCAAGGGAAGGAACCTCTGGGACCTCCCGGTTCCCGTTCAAGGAGTTTCCGCACGTGCGCAGGGTCTTCGACGGCGCAGGACCCCAGGACGGCTCGCGCCTAGCGCCGCCCCCGGTGTTGCCTTCCGCTTCGGTTAACAGCGTCGGCGTCCCGGACGATTTCATTTCGTCGCTCAATGGCTGGCCCGTGCGTGCCCCTGTCAACGCTTCGCCGCCGGCCTCACGACCGCCAACGCATGACTCGGGGTCGGTGTGGGTCGCTAGCCCTTCACCGTGAGACTCTTTCATTCTCAACTCCTTGCCGGTGTGACCGGCGCACTAACCGTAAAATCAGCTGCACCTCGTAAAGCTTTGCCGCTTTGCGCTACACCTCTTCCTGCTGCTCCGGAGCTGCCTCGTTCTTTGGCATAGCCCACGGCATGAGCGCATCGAGGTCCTCGTCGCGGGTGGCTTTGGGCAACGCGTCAAAGACCTGAAGAAGATAGTCATACGGGTTGAAGCCGTTGGCCTTGGCCGTCTCGATGAGGCTGTAGAGGGCCGCGCTGGCGTCTCATCCATATTGATGATGTTCCCAGCGCAGAGCGCGGCATGAAGACGATCGATGAGCGGTTCGCACGCACTCGCGGCCTGGAGCGCCCAGCTCGACATGGTGGCGCGGGCGATGTCCACGCCGAGCCGGTCGAACATCCGGCTCTGCCGATAGAAGGGCAATCCGTCGCAGAACTTGCTCACGAGGATGTAGGCGAGCAGCCCCGATGTGACGATTCCCTGCTCGATGAGCTGGGGCGGCATCGGGGCGACCCGGACGGTGGGGCCGTCGTCCTCTGTGCCTTCGCAGTCGCGGCAGGCGTACTTCGGCCGAATGTGCCGCAGGACGCGTATCCGCTGAGGGATGATGTCGAGCTTTTCGCTGACGACCTCGCCGATGCGGGTCAAAGCGGCGCCGCAGGCGCAGTTCTTCGCTGTCTCGGGGATGTCATGAACGATGCCCTCGCGGGGATACTCGGCCGGGATGGGCCGCCGACCGCGCTTCG contains these protein-coding regions:
- the ltrA gene encoding group II intron reverse transcriptase/maturase, which gives rise to MREAARKDKNARFTALLHHITQETLRESFHALRRQAAPGVDGLTCEQYQVDLGDRLKDLHDRVHGGSYRALPSRRVYIPKSDGRRRPLGIAALEDKIVQHAVSQVLSCIYEEDFLGFSYGFRPGRGAHDALDALSVGLKSKKVNWVLDADIQGFFDTIDHEWMVRFVEHRVADPRIIRLVRKWLRVGVSEDGTWSGAEVGTPQGAIISPLLANVYLHYVLDQWAHHWRRSASGDVIIVRYADDFVLGFQHRHDAERFLSDLKARLEQFGLALHPGKTRLIEFGRFAADNRRKRGEGRPEAFDFLGFTHCCAKTRIRKRFHIQRRTVKERLRAFLAKVKATLRKRMHDPIIEVGSWLQRVVLGYYRYHAVSGNSYALNTLRQEIAWYWLKMLRRRGQKQRMNWKTFSPIVKRWIPVPKVMHPYPNERFYAKHPR